Within Gossypium hirsutum isolate 1008001.06 unplaced genomic scaffold, Gossypium_hirsutum_v2.1 scaffold_34, whole genome shotgun sequence, the genomic segment ttgttattttaataattattaatttttttggtaatttttaataatttatatattttatttcatttataatatgttttttgtacttttatatatttttaatttgtatatatttgtattagttttatattatttttaatataaaatatcatatttcactGCATGGCATAATCCTCGTGTGCCACGTGGCGAAAATAACCTTAAAAATAGTTATCATTACTCTTCAATGATTGACCGTTAACTTTAAcagttaaattatttaataaattgaaattttaatgttcAATAGCTCAATTGAATTCAAAAAAAGTATAAGGGCTTAATTGATCTTTTCGAAAAAATTTAGGGGCTTTAAAGATCCTTTAGCCTTAATTTTTACATCATAATTAACAAATTTCAAAGCATCAAATATATGATATACTCAAAAAATTTGATCcgaaaacataccaattcaaaagAGTAAAGAATTTcttagaaaaaaatagaaaattaaattaaaagtaaagtttatatgttataaaaaaaatcaaaacaaagtaaaacattTCTACAACATTAATACTTTGCTTtctttattaaagtaaaaattgttttttttatttgcaaattTGGCAACTACTTTAGTTCTTTATGGGTTTAAGATTACTTAATCATGtcataaatacataaatttaattaattaattttattaacgACAAGAATTTAATTGGAAACCGGTAAGCTAAAAGTATTGAATAAAATTCTACTAATAACGTCATACATTTGatgtattaaaaatttttaattatgacATAAAGACTACGGTTAAAGGGTCTTTAAAAGCCTCTCAAGTTTTTCAAACGATAATCaagtctttatatatatatttgcattcaattgatgttaaaattttgatttattaaaccATTTGATTGTTAAAGTTAATAGTCAACTATTAAAAGAGTAACTATAGCTATTTTTAGATatagttaaatttgaaaaatcatgagTGGTaactatttctcaaaatattataaacaaattgaattttgaaaaagaagAAGTAAAATAGTttgttacaaaattaaaaaaggaaTGATATGAAAGAGAAGAAAGTTGgcatcttttctttttattaaatatgaattgcaATGCCTTCCACCATCTTCaccctcttttctttcttttcttcctaccTCTTTCTACccatctctttttctctctttccttTCTTCATCCTCTGCCTTTCTTTCATTCCTATCATCTCCTTCCTCTTTTTCATTTCTCACAACCACACTAATTAATCGAGATGAAAAACGAGAATGAGAATGTGAGTCACGACGAGTTGATGCAACAGATTCGACATCCTTATCATTGGGAACATCCCTTGGTGTTAGTGGCAGAGCAAAGCAATGAAGGTCTCAAAGCCCACTGCGATGGATGTGGGGAACTGCTTTCAGCTCCATGCTTCACTTGTATTCATTGCAATTATCACCTTCACAAGCAATGTGCAAAGGCACCCCTTTACCTTCCTAATCACCCTCTCCATCCTGACTGCTCAGGCTCTGGTTCTTTACTTAGACAAAGACCATATGCTTTTAGCAGGGTATATGGTTGTGCATTATGCAAGGAAAAACGTAAcatgtttttttataaatgtgATTGGTGTCATTTTTCCATTGACATCAAATGTGCTCAATTATCTTCTTCATTTAAGTTTAGCCAACTGTCCGAACATGACATCCACCAACATCCATTGACCTTCATAGAAAGTCCCATGGCCATAGATGTACTCAAAAGATTGAACTGCTGCTGGTGTCATGAACCATTGACAGATGATATATATCTTTGTCCTGACTGTCCATCATTCATCATTCACAAGAAATGCCTTGATGAGTTACCTACTAAAATTAATCACCCTTCCCATCACATACACCCTCTGCTTCTTAATTACAGTGACCCTTCCCATCACATACACCCTCTGCTTCTTAATTACAGTGACAGTTATAATTCTTGCAACCTATGCCAAAAGAAACATTCTCGAGCCTTTTATGGCTGTTCTCTTTGCCATTTCAACGTCGATGTTGGATGTGCTTGGCCGAGGTCCATTGTTGAATATAAAAGTCGTCATCAGCACCCATTCACCTTATTTTGGAGACAAGACTCATTCATTTGTGATGAATGTGGCACGGAAggaaattatatttcatatatatgttcAACATGCAGCCTCATGGTCCATAAGGATTGCACTTCACTCCCACGCATCATCAAATTTTCTCGACATCATCACTGCGTTTTTCACAAATATTTTCTTAAAGGTCTTACAAGGCAAGATTGCAAGATTTGTTTCAAAGAAGTGAGACTAGAGCGTGGGAGTTACTCTTGTATAAAACAAGGTTGTAATTACATTGTCCATGTGAATTGTGTCTTAGAGGATGATGAATTGTACGAGGTAATTGAGGACGAAAAGCAATCTGAGGATCTTTATGAAAAATCTATGCAGTCTTCCATCATTCGTGTTATTGAGGTGAATGAAGCTGGGGAAGCTGCAAtgattcaacatttcattcatcaaCATTGCTTGGTGTTAGCAGACAAGATGGAGGaggaaattgatagaaaatgtgaTGGGTGCATGCTACCTATCtcaaatattttctattattgttcAGAATGCCCCTTTTTTCTTCATAAAACCTGTGCTGAAATGCCAAGAATCAAGCAACATTGGTTTCGTCAAAGCAATGCCACCTCAATTTTGACAGCTTCAGATGGTGTCAATTTTGCAATCGAAATTTTAGTGGTTTCTTCTACAATATTGAAGGATATAAAGGCATGTGCTTAAGGTGCGCTAAAGTTGCTGATATCATTAAATGTGAAGCACACCAACACTTTCTCTTTTTGATTTCAAATACATGGAGAAATGTAATGGTTGTGGCAATAGGTGTTGGAATGGTGAATTCAGATGTGGAAAGTGCAGATTTGCTGTGGATTTTGGATGCTTAGCATTACCACATTCAGCTCTTCACAAAATTGATGAACACAAGCTAAAGCTTACTTATCATGATGATAAGGAGCAAAGTTATTGTGATATTTGTGAGCAATATAGAGATCCAAGCCTTTGGTACTATTCTTGTTCAATCTGCGATACTTCTGCTCATATCGAATGTGTTCTTGGACAATTTCCATTTCTTAAAGATGGGGTCACATATCCTTTTCATTATCACAATCATCATCATGCTCTTAAATTTTTTAGGAAGGTTGAGGGCTTCCCTGAATTCTCTCGTTGTAGAAAGTTTTGCCAAGAAGAAATTCTCAAGTGTGAAAAGTCTACATGCAACTATATTGTCCACAACAAATACAATTGCATTGAGGTCACTAAGCTTAAGCTTAAAGCTTTGTGGTAAGTACtctaaatgattaaaaaattatttttcaatcatCAATGTTGTTGATTGCTattatttcatgattttgtttTCATTATCAACATCAGTTCTAATTGTGTTCATGGTTGTAGATGtgatttattaaaatgaaaagcaCCAAAGGATTTATTTGATCAAAGGAGTTCACAAAGGATTTGACATTTCATTCCTACTTCTTTGATGAAAGGATGCTCGAATTCTAAGTGTGATTTGGTTTCATTGTTACTTTGTTATGATTTGATTTCAATATTACTTTGGGATTCATCTATGATTTGTTTGGGTTTGAAAGatttgaattatttcttatttaaattatcttaattaatttaattattctcaACAGTATTGATTTATGGGTTTTAGAAGCCACCAATTTCTGGAATGGACTTCCTACTTTTCAGCTTGGATTGTGGAACCCATAATTTAAACACACACAATAATCCATAATtctaaaaaactaataataaagatatttattttattttattttattttttgaaattagagaagatattttctttctcaattttaaactaaaaattgCTCAAAAGTATACATAAAAAGAGATGAGAAGAATCTTGTTTCACTTGGTAATTTAAATGAATATAAATACCAAACTTTATTATATACAATATGTTTTgggataaatttatcatttaataaaaaacatGAATGTGGTAGGGAGTTGACTACATTTCGTAATCAATCATCTATCATTTTAGAGAATACTCGTGACAAGATGATTAATTACTGTTGGGATAAATAATTAGTGGGTTGATCAGTTGGATCCTTAGTCCGATTTTGTAAACTTTAGTGGCATAATAGGTTagactttttcaaattttgttctttGTATTGTGACATCTACCTCGCcctctaaattaaaattttaataataaacttaatattttttatttagatttatttatataaatattttttgagtttttttttgtaatggtaaaatgtattaaatctttcaaaattaccgtataaaaatattttttttataaaatgctcaaataaaagttattaagttttaattcttcGATATCTTTTCAAGtggtatttgatttaattatcatttactcTTTCAACATTTATTggacaattttaaaaaataaaatttttatatgaataatcaAAAGTTTAATCTTAATTtcattatgtaattttattaaaaatattttaaaaaattatatataacaatAGAAATAGAGAATGATAGAAAATCAGTGAATGCACCCATTTCTAAATTATATACGAAATATTTAACGGCAACGATTAgaataactaaattgaaaaaagaattagagtgaccaaaacatgacaaattttattttaaagtgactattttatgttgtttagattttgattcacgtttaaaattgttttacaaaaaaaaaactgaacAATGAAATGCAGACAAAAAAGTCGTACAGTAATAGTTTTAACAAAAACATTTTGAATAAttaagtgacttaaatgaaaactttaaaataattcaataatcattttataattttttaaagttgaaataTCTAAACtgactaataatttaataaatttcaacttACTTTCCCCTAAAAaatgatttatatataataatagaaaatgatGGGTAATTTCTATACCTATTAttatcaaatgattaaatcatcCTCTAGACACAAGCTCTCATGGTCAATAATTttagaattggatcaaatcaatcAACAATTCTAGATTTTATCAAATCTATcaatacaattcatatatatatatatatgaaaagcaTGTCGGAGGAAATGCATACAATAAAATCATAACTATAGTTCAATGGCGTGATTCTTGATTATATTAAGGTTTACTACCAATTATTTTggcatatttttatttcttatttcaaCCCCACATCCctgtttgaatatatatatatatataatacaataaaaacaaataaatcaataaattttaaGTATGAGAACAAAACTTGAATGGCAAATAGTTTAAACTGGCAAAAGTTAAATACCATGTATTTTGATACTATTAGTCAGGTTCTCTCATTTTGATCTCTCGTCTGGTCATATCCGACGATCGTAAATCACTCACATTCGGACATGAATATAAGAATACAATTCACATAACTTAGAAACACGATGAATGAAACATATTTATATCCAACATATCGAATATTCGACACTCACCCCCTAATACAAAGctactaacatttaacataaGATTACACAAAAATAAGCAAAGATCCCACAAGTCTCCAATGAAAGGATACGATAATCTGACGACTCTCTAGATACATGAAAACCTACTTGCTCTCGGAATACAAATGCTTAAAGCCACTAGCTATCCCCTCTAAATCACACCCTTACTAAACCGAGAATATAACCTAACCAAGCACAACTCCATTTGGAAGATATACGATTGTCACCAGTCCCAATATCAAACAGCCCCGATTCTCATGTTGCCAGCTTTCAACTCTGCATGTTAAACAATGCCGGAATTCGACTCGTTCGCCTCTTCCATTTGGCTAAGCTTTTCTCCTGCTAGCATCAAACCTCAAAAACACATTTTCCTACTTATTCTATGTTAACATCTTTATTGTTCACACAAACTAATTCCAGGATTGAAACTAACCGATCCTATTTAAGAGATTCTCTTCAACGAGCTCAAGATAAGTATTTGATCTTCAGGACGAGCTTCTGCATTTATCCAATCCGATCCAATTTCTTCAAAGTTAGGAAAACATTAGAAAAACATTTTCCTCAATTCAATCCAAACAAAACtcctaaatatgttgttataaacAGTTTAGATATTAAGAATGGGTTTGCAGTCATCAAAGTATTAGCAAGAATGACAACCTAAagatttttcttataaaaaattgCCAACTTAATATGTCAAGTTTCTGAGCTGAACAATGTCAGGCAGCAATAGACGCTAGCTTTTCTTAAGCATTTTATCAAACAGTTTCTATGCGCAATCAGGCTTCAAGCCAACTTGGCCGCTAAATAATGATGTCTGCCTCACGCTTCCACAAGTATCACTCCCAGGTGACACAACACATTCCCAGGTTGATACAGATGCAGCAGAGCCACCCGAGACAGGTTCACTGTTTATCAACTATTCAAACTAATAAATATATTACATTTTTAGAGCAATAAAAACAAACTTTTTAGAGCAATAAAGAAGAAGCTAAGAACTTCTTCCTAAACTAATAAATATATTCAAGCTAAGAACCTTTGACACAACACATTGCTTCTGCTGTTAAAATCGTGGTTTAGGTTgctaataaagaaaaaaagaattagaAAAATTGTACCTTTGACATTTTTAGAGCAATGAAATAAGTTATATGGCTGCAGAAGTCCATCTTTTCATTAAGCATGTGGGACACCCATGTCCGATGCATACTCAACAGAGTAAAACAGACTGAACCCACAAAACCACTTTTAAGTTGCAATATTAAGTGAGCATAATCCATGAAGCTAATTGTACAAATGCAAAGTAAACAGAGAAGGAACCCGACCTCCAAAATTGCACAAGAAAAATCAGGATAAAATGAGTGAACCATTTGTCGATTTTCGCATCATGCTAATAATTTATGCCGTATGCTGGTTTCTATAATAAAGGTTTGTATTTAATGAAGTAATAATCCACATGTAGATCAAGTCACAAACCTTCAACTGATGACCATGCAATTCTGATTCATTTAACAGTAGAGCACTTTGAACAGCATCAACTTCAACAGATTCAACATAGGAAAATCCTTTAGGTTGACCAAACTTGTCTGTCAAAATTGTTACCCTGAGCACAAGATTGGAATTGCTGGTGAAGTTCCTCAGGTGTACATGCATAGTCTACCTGATGTTACAAAGACATATAAAGAAATAGAGAGTAAGAGAGATGTACAAAACAATGAGATCATTTATTAATTGTACACCTAAACAGTCTACAAGGTACCTAAACAAGCCAAACAAAGCATATGCCAAACTCAATTTAAAACcgaaaattgttcaaaaatataCCTAAAAATAGATGAGAAAAATCTTGTTTCACTtgataatttaaatgaatataAATACCAAACTTTATTATAACGTAGAGTTGTAATGTTTTGggataaatttatcattcaataAAAAACATGAATGTGGTAGGGAGTTGTAATAGTATTTGTAATGCCTTTTTAGTTGCATGTCCAAacattttctcttttttgatTTCAAATGCAAGGAGAATTGTAATGATTGTGGCATCAAGTGTTGGCGTGGTGCATTTAGATGTGGAAAGTGCAGATTTACTTTGAATTTTTCATGGTTAACATTATCACATTCAGCTCTTCACAAAATTGATGAACACATGCTAAACCTTACTTATCATGATGATAAGGAGCAATCTTATTGTGATACTTCTTGCTCATCTCAAATGTGTTCTTGGAGAATTTTCATTTCTAAAGGATGGGAGCATAGTGCCTTTTTATTATTACAAACATAATCGTGATCTTAATTTTTTTAGGAAGGTCGAGGGCTACCTTGAATGCTCTTATTGTGGTAAGCTTTGCCAAGAAGAAATTCTCATGTGTGAAAAGTCTGCATGCAACTATATCATTCATTACAAATGTCGTTGGGGTTACTAATCCTAAAGCTTTGTGGTAAGTACTCTAAAtgagtaaaaaataatttttcaatcaCTGTTGATTGCTattatttcatgattttgtttTCATTATTAACATCAATTGTAATTGTCTTCATAGTTGTAGATGTGATTTGTTCAATGAAAAGTAGCAAAGGATTTATTTGATAAAAGGAGTTCACAAAGGATTTGGTTTCATTGTTGCTTTGTTCATGATTGATTTGGGTTTGTATGATTTGATTCAATATTACTTCGGGATTCATCTATGATTTGTTTGGGTTTGTAAGatttaaattatttcttatttaaattatcttaattaatttaattattctcaATAGTACTTTTGAGCTTAGGCTGCGGAACCCATAATTCAAACACACAATAAAATGCTGaaataaaagttattaagttttaattcttttatatttttcaagtagtatttgatttaattatcatttacaTTTATTggacaatttttaaaaataattttttatatgagtAATTTAAAAGTTTAATCTTAATTTGAgaatatattttatctattaacTGTCAACAATTttgtttaagaaaaataaaacaaacaccaaaattatatataataataaaaatagaaaatgagtGAATGGACCCATTTCTATACTATATATTTTCCCATCATGCTAATAATTTATGCCGTATGCTGGTTTCTATAATGAAGGGTTGTATTCATGCAGGTTGTAATAATCCACATGTAGATCAAGTTACAAACCTTCATCTGATGACCATGCAATTCTGATTCATTTAACAGTAGAGCACTTTGAACAGCACCAACTTCAACAAATTCAACCTAGGCAAATCCTTTAGGTTGACCAAACTTGTCTGTCAAAATTGTTACTCTGATCACAAGATTGGAATTGCTGGTGAACTTCCTCAGGTGTTCATGCATAGTCTACCTGATGTTACAAAGACATATAAAGAAATACAGAGTAAGAAAGATGTACAAAACGTTGAGAGCATGAAAAATGCCCCACAATTCCGCTTCCAGCACATTACCAACGTAAATAGAATCTGGACTAGACTTCCTCCTTTTCAGCTTGGGTCACACACAATAATCCTTCATTCAAAGAAATAAATagtaaaagtttaatttaattatcaaaatatacctaatttaaatatcaaataattaaaaaacagaGGAGAAAAATCTTGTTTCACTTgctaatttaaatatcaaattttataatattaatgttttggataaatttatcatttaataaaaaaatattaatgtggTAGAGGGTTTGATTCCCCTTTAGACTACATTTTGTGATAAACTGTTTATCATTTTAGAGAACACTTACGATTAGAGGATCAATCATTATTATGTCACTCACGGTGAATatcttaatttctttaattttttaaataaattttaaaataattagtttttCAAAACTAATTTGAAGTAAGGTTAATATTGGATTaataaatatgattttgaatgttttataaaacttatacttgaaaatattgaaatgaatttttggaatattccaaaatttaaatattttgaataattatatttttatttttattttactattttttaagttCATGCATATCTAGGATTCGTGataagattaaatcaaattttttaatatataatatttaatcaaacCAAATGAGTTGGTTGGATTGACCAAATCAAGAATTGGTGGTTTAACCGATTGGATCATTGGCCCAATTTTGCAAACTTTGATGGCATCTATTCTTTGTATTATGACATCTATCTTGCCCtcacttgaattaaattttttaataataaacttaatttttttatttagacttatttataaaaatatatattttttaatttttttaatagtcaaattgtaacaccccttacctgagaccgttgccggagtcgagcacgaggcgttatctGATTTAACTTACCAGTTCGAAGCataaaaatttgagtttaaaattaattcactcatgttcaatcaatatgtccctaaaaatgacccttgagaccctaaaacatgcaacaaaaatgATTTGGGTCCAAACCGGAAACACtaaaaattttccgaatacttaatcaaattaaaacaatttatttcactattcacaataaaactgtccacctgcgcaacaatcactaatttaattataacttgagttacaaaactcaaaatttagatccgtaaattttctctgaaactagactcatatatcttcttataataaaatttttaaaatttttagttttgccaattattaaagtttattctttaaagtttcccctgtttcactgtttgacagctCTGATCCCTCttcgctaaaaattaattatttcaacgtacagaatttggataatattatcgtttgtttctattgaaaatagactcactagggaatctaaaaatataaattataactccaaATTCTTTTTGtaccatttttaatgattttctaagtttagaacaggggatttcaaaagctattttgatcctgtctcactaaaattcaaatatctaaaaatatacaactcttttgcttactctatttctttcatgtgaaaatagactcatttagcattaatttcatatctcattcagcttctaattaaatttccactatttttggtgatttttcaaaatcaaactactgatgttgtccaaaactgtgttagtaaaaaaaatgttaataaccaagtttataacacattcacttcctttcaattaaaccctatacatgccatataaaccttatgatgcacaataaaatttaccaaagtaatctggatagtgtgccctgatgtgttgatccgatccaccGATTTCACatcaatctacaaagaacattaaacacACAGGAGTAAGCTtaca encodes:
- the LOC121226252 gene encoding uncharacterized protein, with the translated sequence MEKCNGCGNRCWNGEFRCGKCRFAVDFGCLALPHSALHKIDEHKLKLTYHDDKEQSYCDICEQYRDPSLWYYSCSICDTSAHIECVLGQFPFLKDGVTYPFHYHNHHHALKFFRKVEGFPEFSRCRKFCQEEILKCEKSTCNYIVHNKYNCIEVTKLKLKAL